In Phragmites australis chromosome 16, lpPhrAust1.1, whole genome shotgun sequence, one DNA window encodes the following:
- the LOC133895584 gene encoding sulfate transporter 1.2-like produces MVHHATNEATANEASTTTQPPSYNPSQAPLVYKVGYPPQKNFTREFTDRLRETFFHDNPLRQHKDQSGSTKFMMGLQFMFPVFEWGRNYNFSKFKGDLIAGLTIASLCIPQDIGYSKLANLDPQYGLYSSFIPPLIYAAMGSSRDIAIGPVAVVSLLLGSLLQNEVDSIKNKEEYLRLAFTATFFAGITQATLGILRLGFLIEFLSHAAIVGFMGGTAITIALQQLKLVLGIRNFTKKTDIVSVMESVWGSVHHGWNWQTVVIGIAFLTFLLFAKYIGKKNKKLFWVPAIAPITSVILATLFVYITRADKQGVQIVNHIKKGINPSSIHKIYFTGPFVAKGFKIGVVCGMIGLTEAVAIGRTFAALKDYQLDGNKEMVALGTMNVVGSMTSCYITTGSFSRSAVNFMAGCQTPVSNVVMSTVVLLTLLVITPLFQYTPNAILGSIIISAVIGLVDYEAAILIWKVDKMDFIACMGAFFGVVFASVEIGLLIAVSISFAKILLQVTRPRTALLGNLPGTTIYRNTDQYPDARHVPGVLIVRVDSAIYFSNSNYVRERILRWLSDEEDKAKAEGLPKTNFLIIEMSPVIDIDTNGIHALEDLYKGLQKREIQLILSNPGSVVIEKLHSSKLTEHIGSNHIFLSVADAVRFCTSKSMQEP; encoded by the exons ATGGTTCATCACGCGACAAATGAGGCAACAGCAAATGAAGCCAGCACCACCACGCAGCCTCCCTCCTATAACCCATCTCAAGCCCCATTGGTCTACAAGGTCGGCTATCCTCCTCAGAAGAACTTCACCAGAGAATTTACAGACAGATTGAGGGAGACTTTCTTCCATGACAACCCACTACGGCAACACAAGGACCaatctggatcaacaaaattcATGATGGGGTTGCAGTTCATGTTTCCAGTCTTTGAGTGGGGCAGGAACTACAACTTTAGCAAGTTCAAAGGTGATCTGATTGCCGGATTGACCATTGCAAGTCTCTGCATTCCTCAG GATATTGGTTATTCAAAGCTCGCTAATTTGGATCCGCAGTATGGGCTTT ACTCTAGCTTCATCCCCCCATTGATATATGCTGCAATGGGTAGCTCAAGGGATATAGCAATTGGACCAGTTGCGGTGGTGTCTCTTTTACTAGGTTCACTTCTACAAAATGAGGTTGACTCTATCAAAAACAAGGAGGAATACTTGCGTCTTGCTTTTACGGCAACCTTCTTTGCTGGTATCACTCAAGCAACTCTGGGAATTCTAAG GTTAGGTTTCCTCATTGAATTCTTGTCGCATGCTGCAATTGTTGGATTCATGGGGGGCACAGCCATTACCATTGCCCTGCAGCAGCTGAAACTTGTGTTGGGTATCAGGAACTTTACAAAGAAAACTGACATAGTTTCTGTTATGGAGTCTGTTTGGGGTTCAGTTCATCATGGG TGGAACTGGCAGACAGTTGTGATCGGCATAGCTTTCCTGACATTTCTTCTGTTTGCGAAGTACATT GGGAAAAAGAATAAGAAGCTATTTTGGGTGCCAGCTATTGCTCCGATAACTTCAGTTATTCTCGCTACCCTTTTTGTGTACATTACTCGTGCGGACAAGCAAGGCGTTCAGATA GTGAACCACATCAAAAAGGGAATCAACCCATCATCCATACACAAGATTTATTTCACTGGTCCATTTGTCGCAAAAGGTTTTAAGATTGGTGTTGTTTGTGGCATGATCGGTTTGACA GAGGCTGTGGCGATTGGAAGGACGTTTGCTGCCCTGAAGGACTACCAGTTAGATGGAAACAAGGAGATGGTAGCACTTGGAACAATGAACGTTGTAGGCTCAATGACGTCTTGTTATATCACAACAG GTTCTTTCTCTCGTTCGGCAGTCAATTTCATGGCTGGATGCCAAACGCCAGTATCTAATGTGGTTATGTCAACGGTTGTGCTTCTCACCTTGTTGGTCATCACACCACTCTTCCAGTATACACCAAATGCGATCCTTGGGTCGATCATTATTTCTGCTGTGATCGGGCTCGTGGACTATGAAGCAGCAATCCTCATTTGGAAAGTTGACAAAATGGATTTTATCGCTTGCATGGGAGCATTTTTCGGTGTGGTTTTCGCATCTGTTGAGATAGGTCTCTTGATCGCT GTATCAATCTCATTTGCCAAAATACTTCTTCAAGTAACAAGGCCAAGGACTGCACTGCTTGGGAACCTTCCAGGCACCACAATATACAGGAACACCGATCAGTATCCAGATGCAAGACATGTTCCTGGGGTGCTAATAGTGAGGGTTGATTCTGCTATCTATTTTTCCAACTCCAATTATGTGCGGGAGAG AATTCTTAGGTGGTTGTCCGATGAAGAAGACAAAGCCAAGGCTGAGGGACTGCCTAAAACGAATTTCCTGATAATAGAAATGTCAC CGGTTATAGATATCGATACAAATGGCATCCATGCTCTTGAAGATCTGTACAAGGGTCTTCAGAAGAGAGAGATTCAG